ACTCATGATTTACCTTGCCTACACCGGGTGGGGTGCCTGGGCCATCATTCTTGCAGAACTGGCCAATAAAGTGGGACAAATGGTATTCTGTATGTTTTTCAAACCGTATTGGCCACGCTTTCATTATGATCATGGAAAGGTGAAACACCTTATCGAATTTGGAATGTTTACCACCGGCTCCAACTTCTTTCAGAAATTTTATATGAATGCGGATTACCTGATTATCGGTAAGTTCTTTTCCATGGAGCTGGTAGGGATCTATTCATTTGCCTACCGCCTGGTGTTTGATACGGTTAAAGAACTTTCTAATGTGATTAACCGGGTGGCTTATCCTGCATTTGCCAAGCTCCAAAATCAAATTCCCCGACTGCGGAACTACTTCTTCACCATGTCGCGGGCCAGTATGCTTTTGGTCGGAACCGTTATGGTTATCATCGGAACGTATATCGACTGGTTCCTGCCACTGGTGGGCTATGAAAAATGGATGGATGCCGTTCCTTATATGAGAATTTTTGTAGCCGTTGGAATCATTCAATGCCTGGTTACCCTGCTTCCAAAACTGATCAATGCCAAAGGCGAAGCACGGTTCATTTTCTATTTTACCAGTGCGAATGCAATACTGCTTCCGGCGGGATTCCTCATTGCCTCTCAAATAAGCATGATGGCCGTTGCGCTCGTTTGGCTTACCGTTTATCCACTGGTTTCCCTGGTCATCATCTATTTTGGAGCTAAGCTTACCGAGACCAACGTATGGAGGTTTGGATTGAAGAGCATCTCGGCTTTCGCCACTCTTATCCCCCTGGCCGGCTTTGCTTATGCTGTCAGATACGGCATCACCACCTTTTACGGGGAGGCTACCATAGGAGCGGTTGCGTTGGCAGCTATATTTGTATTCAGCATTACCGCATCCGTCATCTGGTTCCGTGAGAAAGATGCCATTCAGGCCATCCGGAAGTAATTATACGGTAAACTCGTAATCCTTCAGGAAGTCATACTTCTGACTTCGCTCTGCCACCTGATCGATCATCTCCTGCGGCCATTCAATCTTGGTACGGCTCTTGGAAGGAGAATCAAATACCTTGGCAGCGGCCGCCTTGATGTAATCCTCATACGGCTCAACCTCTAAAAACTCTACAAGTGTACGAAGCGTCTTCTCTGAATCTGAAATAAACTCTTCGTGGGTAAGCTCACACCACTCATCTTCAGCTACTTCTGATTTGAGTTTGGCGTTCGCCTCTACCCTCTTAAAGTAACTGTCGATCGCCTCTTGCAGGCTTGGCTGTACCGACCATTTTCTCTTGTGCGTGGCGATGTTATCCAAAGGATGGCGTACAATATGAATCAGTTTTAGCGGAAGCTGAACCTCTTTTCTGAGCTTCTCAATAATATCCGGCTTGGCCTGCAGATGGCGGGATGAACCTCCGCCTTTTTTATCCCCAATTACCTTCAGATTTCGGTAGCGCCCTTGCCACAGTCCTTCGATGGCATAATCGTACCCGGTCCATTCGCGCCCTTTTCCGGTAAACACTTTGTCTTTATGAAGAATCAGGCTGAAAATTTGCTCGCGGCTGAATCCGGCTCTCAGGTATCGCAGCGCATCCAATTCATGCGAAATAACCACATCGGGGTGAGCATCTAACAAAGAACCCACCAGCGTGTGCCCGCTTCGCGGATAGCCAATAAACATGCAGTAGCGCTCAATCTCATTGTAATCCCACTTGAAGTGTGAGTTCATGATTTTACTTTTCACGTAATCCCAGGGCATCCCAAGATCTGCACGGAGATCTCTGCGTTCGAACCCAAGCGCATCTGACAAAGCGGTTATTTGTTCACCAACTTTTTTGAGTACCGCCATTTTCTTACCTAACTATCTGTTTTTTATTCAAATTTTGATTCGTCCGGATAGGCATATCCTTCCTCACGGGCACCGGTAATGGTAGCCCAAATTGATCGGCTGAAATCTAAGCATTGATAGAACAAGTTTTTGGAAAAGGAAAGGGAATATTCACTTTTCTCATACCCCATTTCCTGCAACCTGGAACCGGCTGTTTTTTCAACTAATGCAATCTGCCAGGGCTCCAAAGCCGACTTCCAATCATCATTTCTGTTCTTCTGAATAGGCTTGAGGGTTCCTTTTTTCCATGATTTCTCGCCTTCAGCAAATCCTTTTTCTTCCCTGTTATAAAATTCCAGCATTTGCGGCTGGAAATCCACACCCAGAAAATCACAAATCCGGTTTAACATTCCTTCCGCATCTTTTATCAAATCCTGATAGCGAAGCATCATGTATTGGCCTTCCGGCAGGTCGTTTTGCAACTGCTGATGCATCTCTACGTACTCCCGCCAACGCCGGGTTGTCACATACACCGATGGCGAACCGAACTGTGCTTTAATTTCTGACCAGGCAGTTGCACGCGGATCCCTGAACATAGAAATAATTTTAGCATTCGGATAGGCCTTCAGAATTTCAGGGACCTGAAGAATATGCCGGGGCGTTTTCTCCCCCACTATACTTTTATCCCTTTCCTTCCGGTACATAGTTAGCTGCAGGTTGAAAAGGTCG
The nucleotide sequence above comes from Gracilimonas sp.. Encoded proteins:
- a CDS encoding lipopolysaccharide biosynthesis protein, producing MSESSFARRVASSVLYSGVGSVTARLLNAVALFYTLKVISEEQFGIAALALAFFSTTKALTELGLGTALVQEKRIGRTQVDSLFWISFLLSVVVYGLIYLGAPFVASFYDTPVLSSMIRVYMLGIIAFSFYMISSKLMMRDLEFKKLAISDNVALASSAGLMIYLAYTGWGAWAIILAELANKVGQMVFCMFFKPYWPRFHYDHGKVKHLIEFGMFTTGSNFFQKFYMNADYLIIGKFFSMELVGIYSFAYRLVFDTVKELSNVINRVAYPAFAKLQNQIPRLRNYFFTMSRASMLLVGTVMVIIGTYIDWFLPLVGYEKWMDAVPYMRIFVAVGIIQCLVTLLPKLINAKGEARFIFYFTSANAILLPAGFLIASQISMMAVALVWLTVYPLVSLVIIYFGAKLTETNVWRFGLKSISAFATLIPLAGFAYAVRYGITTFYGEATIGAVALAAIFVFSITASVIWFREKDAIQAIRK
- a CDS encoding sulfotransferase; amino-acid sequence: MAVLKKVGEQITALSDALGFERRDLRADLGMPWDYVKSKIMNSHFKWDYNEIERYCMFIGYPRSGHTLVGSLLDAHPDVVISHELDALRYLRAGFSREQIFSLILHKDKVFTGKGREWTGYDYAIEGLWQGRYRNLKVIGDKKGGGSSRHLQAKPDIIEKLRKEVQLPLKLIHIVRHPLDNIATHKRKWSVQPSLQEAIDSYFKRVEANAKLKSEVAEDEWCELTHEEFISDSEKTLRTLVEFLEVEPYEDYIKAAAAKVFDSPSKSRTKIEWPQEMIDQVAERSQKYDFLKDYEFTV
- a CDS encoding sulfotransferase; translation: MSIQITQSDLKQTHDRIFFIVGTSRSGSTLLQSMLSSHRDIVIPPETHFFHHAADLEQKYLSSENRQAFKERLFDFWYDQKTRLRDLGLVKKEAIQWSKELTLTSPADLFNLQLTMYRKERDKSIVGEKTPRHILQVPEILKAYPNAKIISMFRDPRATAWSEIKAQFGSPSVYVTTRRWREYVEMHQQLQNDLPEGQYMMLRYQDLIKDAEGMLNRICDFLGVDFQPQMLEFYNREEKGFAEGEKSWKKGTLKPIQKNRNDDWKSALEPWQIALVEKTAGSRLQEMGYEKSEYSLSFSKNLFYQCLDFSRSIWATITGAREEGYAYPDESKFE